A single genomic interval of uncultured Pseudodesulfovibrio sp. harbors:
- a CDS encoding sigma-54 dependent transcriptional regulator yields MEYVILSIRDNFHKGQIPTLDELDSKQELLTDPRPENLIYHSNAMDNVIQAARKVAGLSAPCLLLGESGCGKSLLAKFIHANSGRSETPFVVVNCAAIPEQLFESELFGHVKGAFSGATTARGGLFAKAEGGTLFLDEISELPLPMQAKLLHAVQEMEYRPVGSSTPVKANVRILAASNRNLERMASTGAFRQDLFFRLNVFDITIPPLRQRRNDIIPLLFHFLNHYGKKHHAAKQLSPEAQSLLCQHSWPGNIRELAHLVERLIVTTENEIITVDDLPTTLYENTPAISDGISHGSLDATLAAVERKLILEAKATHGSSRKVALALGISQSRATRLIRKYTSETES; encoded by the coding sequence GTGGAATACGTCATCCTAAGCATCCGCGACAATTTCCATAAGGGACAAATACCGACGCTTGATGAGCTGGACTCCAAGCAGGAACTGCTCACCGATCCACGTCCGGAAAACCTCATTTATCACAGCAACGCAATGGACAACGTCATACAGGCTGCCCGAAAGGTCGCCGGACTGAGCGCCCCCTGCCTGCTGCTCGGCGAATCCGGTTGCGGAAAAAGCCTGCTTGCAAAATTCATCCATGCGAACAGTGGACGCAGCGAAACTCCGTTCGTGGTCGTCAACTGCGCGGCCATTCCGGAACAGTTGTTCGAATCCGAACTCTTCGGACATGTAAAAGGTGCATTCTCAGGTGCGACCACAGCCCGCGGAGGTCTCTTTGCCAAGGCCGAAGGCGGGACCCTGTTCCTTGACGAGATTTCGGAACTCCCCCTTCCCATGCAGGCCAAACTGCTGCATGCAGTACAGGAAATGGAATACCGCCCGGTCGGCAGCTCGACACCGGTAAAAGCGAACGTACGCATTCTGGCAGCATCCAACAGAAACCTTGAACGCATGGCCAGTACCGGCGCGTTTCGACAGGACCTTTTCTTCCGGCTCAACGTGTTTGACATCACCATCCCGCCACTCCGGCAACGGCGGAACGACATCATCCCCCTTCTATTTCATTTTCTCAATCATTACGGAAAGAAACACCACGCCGCAAAGCAACTTTCTCCAGAAGCTCAATCACTGCTCTGTCAACATTCCTGGCCGGGTAACATTCGTGAACTTGCCCATCTTGTCGAACGGCTCATAGTCACAACGGAAAATGAAATCATCACGGTCGATGACCTTCCAACCACACTGTATGAGAACACCCCGGCTATCAGCGATGGCATTTCGCACGGTTCACTTGATGCAACACTCGCCGCAGTAGAACGCAAATTGATACTGGAAGCAAAGGCCACACACGGCAGCTCCCGCAAAGTCGCCCTCGCCCTCGGAATCAGCCAATCCCGGGCCACTCGCCTCATTCGAAAATACACATCTGAAACCGAGTCATAA
- a CDS encoding PAS domain-containing protein, whose translation MTKTEHFGLDFETFARLIDNLHDEVIIYDNNYRMLYVNKACKRHYGFTQEEMVGLPFWKLFENTPDGTVPPSPRCTSTNDRLNRNRKHFSALTS comes from the coding sequence ATGACCAAAACTGAACATTTCGGACTTGATTTCGAGACCTTTGCCAGACTCATCGACAATCTCCACGATGAAGTCATCATCTACGACAACAACTATCGCATGTTGTACGTGAACAAGGCATGCAAGCGCCATTACGGCTTTACGCAGGAAGAAATGGTCGGCCTGCCGTTCTGGAAATTGTTCGAAAACACGCCGGATGGAACCGTCCCGCCCTCCCCGCGGTGTACGAGCACAAACGACCGATTAAACAGGAACAGAAAACATTTCTCGGCATTGACGTCCTGA